The following proteins are co-located in the Sulfurovum sp. TSL6 genome:
- the ppk2 gene encoding polyphosphate kinase 2, with product MLENKTVEIDGNTISLDELINTYREAKSEKKSEIKRRNEQELKPYQAELIKLQRHLEDTNQKMIILFEGRDAAGKGGTIRRVTRYMNEKHYRVVALGKPTEEQRTQWYYQKYISHFPRGGEIVLFDRSWYNRAMVESVFGFCTKKEYDDFMKGVKGFEKDLTRQGVILIKLYFSVTKDEQARRFERRKTDPLRQWKLSEIDVQAQDRWDDFTETKYDMIKQTHSHNAPWTIIRSNDKHQARLEALKVIVNSINYESRDVNLDYTLNPDIVISGAREIEIMDAQRTSSGKFIG from the coding sequence ATGTTAGAAAACAAAACAGTAGAAATAGATGGCAACACAATCTCACTAGATGAGTTAATCAATACATACAGAGAAGCAAAGTCAGAAAAAAAATCTGAAATAAAAAGAAGAAATGAACAGGAATTAAAACCCTATCAAGCTGAACTCATCAAACTTCAGAGACATCTTGAAGATACGAACCAGAAAATGATCATACTTTTTGAAGGCCGTGATGCTGCAGGTAAAGGCGGAACGATCAGAAGAGTCACACGTTATATGAATGAAAAACACTACCGTGTCGTTGCACTGGGTAAACCAACGGAAGAACAAAGAACACAGTGGTATTACCAAAAGTATATTTCACATTTTCCTAGAGGCGGAGAGATAGTACTCTTTGATAGAAGTTGGTATAACAGAGCCATGGTTGAATCTGTTTTTGGTTTTTGTACAAAAAAAGAATATGATGATTTTATGAAGGGTGTTAAAGGCTTCGAAAAAGATCTTACAAGACAAGGGGTTATACTTATCAAACTTTATTTTTCTGTAACCAAAGATGAACAGGCAAGACGATTTGAGCGTAGAAAAACCGATCCACTTCGACAATGGAAACTTAGTGAAATCGATGTACAGGCACAAGACAGATGGGATGATTTTACTGAGACAAAATATGATATGATCAAACAGACACACTCTCACAATGCACCCTGGACCATTATACGGTCAAATGATAAGCATCAGGCAAGACTTGAAGCACTCAAAGTGATCGTAAATTCAATCAACTATGAAAGCAGAGATGTAAATCTTGATTATACGCTTAATCCTGATATCGTTATATCCGGTGCGAGAGAGATCGAGATCATGGATGCACAAAGAACAAGCAGCGGTAAATTTATAGGCTAA
- the ppk2 gene encoding polyphosphate kinase 2, translating to MEKIKKNKSKSITKKNADKVQIWVKKETLAYEKELKKLQVELLKFQNHVKDKGLKILMIFEGRDAAGKGGTIKRITEHLNPRGARVVALEKPSNIETSQWYFQRYVKHLPSAGEIVFFDRSWYNRAMVEPVMDFCSERQHHKFLRDVPGFEQMIVDEDIQIFKFYFSVSKEEQARRFKARETDPLKQYKFSSVDEKSQELWNEYSLAKYMMLSATHTEAAPWTIVKSDNKKKARINCIKHILNFVDYPDKIDKKDIKVDCDIIVYGSDEAISMERAFKFSHNK from the coding sequence ATGGAAAAGATAAAAAAGAATAAAAGTAAGTCAATAACTAAAAAGAATGCTGATAAAGTTCAAATTTGGGTCAAGAAAGAAACTTTAGCCTACGAGAAAGAATTAAAAAAACTTCAAGTTGAACTCCTGAAATTTCAAAACCATGTAAAAGATAAAGGGCTTAAGATCTTGATGATTTTTGAGGGCAGAGATGCTGCTGGAAAAGGTGGTACGATAAAAAGAATCACTGAACACTTAAATCCCAGGGGCGCAAGAGTAGTTGCTCTTGAGAAACCTAGCAACATTGAAACTTCACAATGGTACTTTCAAAGATATGTTAAGCACCTTCCAAGTGCTGGCGAGATTGTTTTTTTTGATAGAAGTTGGTATAACAGAGCAATGGTTGAACCTGTCATGGATTTTTGTAGTGAAAGACAGCATCACAAGTTCTTAAGAGATGTGCCAGGGTTCGAGCAAATGATCGTGGATGAAGATATTCAGATATTTAAATTTTATTTTTCTGTATCAAAAGAAGAGCAAGCGAGAAGATTTAAAGCCAGAGAGACAGATCCTCTAAAACAATATAAATTTTCATCTGTAGATGAGAAGTCACAAGAATTATGGAATGAATATTCACTGGCTAAATATATGATGCTGAGTGCTACACATACAGAAGCAGCACCTTGGACCATTGTTAAGAGTGACAATAAGAAAAAAGCCAGAATAAATTGTATAAAACATATCTTGAATTTTGTTGATTATCCAGATAAGATCGATAAGAAAGATATCAAAGTAGACTGTGACATCATTGTCTATGGAAGTGATGAAGCGATATCAATGGAAAGAGCGTTTAAGTTCTCACACAATAAATAA